From Xylanivirga thermophila, one genomic window encodes:
- a CDS encoding SPL family radical SAM protein encodes MNNFSHIYIEKDAIDYPVTKEILRRFKNSSIIYINHYKDVFNRSRQNFMLQKRSQNLILAVKQSLFLYEGPDICQNFGHKNFYYASTILNCIYDCHYCYLQGLYPSANIVVFVNIDDFFMEVDKFLYKEPIYLCVSYDTDLMALEGIIPYTSKWIRFAKARPKLLMEVRTKSANYKTIGDMEPLENVILAWTLSPKEIIERYEARTPSLDARLKAAKLAMDQGWNVRISIEPIINIKGWREIYRTFIEYIFAYLPSNAIYDINLGPFRMNREYFKTIYKFRADTDVFCLPMECKGDVVCCSNQNNMVQYMYEIISKYYPQDKIYI; translated from the coding sequence ATGAATAACTTTTCACACATATATATAGAAAAAGATGCTATAGACTATCCGGTTACAAAGGAGATATTAAGGCGATTTAAAAATAGTAGCATCATATATATAAATCATTATAAGGATGTATTTAATAGATCTAGGCAGAATTTTATGCTGCAGAAAAGATCCCAAAATCTTATCCTTGCTGTAAAGCAATCCCTATTTTTATATGAGGGACCGGATATATGTCAGAATTTTGGACATAAAAATTTTTACTATGCATCTACCATATTAAATTGCATATATGACTGTCACTACTGTTATCTTCAGGGTTTATATCCTTCTGCCAATATAGTGGTCTTTGTGAACATAGATGATTTTTTTATGGAGGTAGATAAATTTTTATACAAAGAACCTATTTATCTTTGTGTATCCTATGACACGGATCTCATGGCACTTGAGGGAATTATCCCCTATACTTCCAAGTGGATAAGGTTTGCAAAGGCAAGGCCGAAACTATTGATGGAAGTACGCACAAAGAGTGCTAATTATAAAACGATAGGGGATATGGAGCCATTAGAAAATGTGATACTTGCATGGACTCTATCTCCAAAGGAGATAATAGAACGCTATGAAGCTAGAACTCCTTCGTTAGATGCACGTCTAAAGGCAGCAAAATTGGCAATGGATCAAGGATGGAACGTGCGTATATCAATAGAGCCCATAATAAATATAAAAGGGTGGCGGGAGATATATAGGACATTTATAGAATATATATTTGCCTATCTTCCATCTAATGCTATCTATGATATAAATCTTGGACCATTTAGAATGAATAGGGAGTATTTTAAGACGATATATAAATTTAGAGCTGATACGGACGTATTTTGTCTGCCTATGGAATGCAAAGGCGATGTAGTATGCTGTAGCAATCAAAATAATATGGTACAATATATGTATGAAATCATATCAAAGTATTATCCTCAAGATAAGATCTATATCTAA
- a CDS encoding Gfo/Idh/MocA family protein, with the protein MGKVKIGIIGAGSISQFHIHGYQQLPDVELTAVCDINEERAKLAAEKYGIPHVFTDFNEMLKSVELDGVSVCTWNNAHAPASIAALKAGVNVLCEKPMAMNAGQAEEMLKVSKETGKLLMIGFVKRFEDKTQLVKKLADNGEFGDIYYAKIGYTRRRGNPGGWFSNRELSGGGPLIDLGVHVIDLVRYVMGKPKAVSAYGNTFNKIASRTDIVQTGDYKAASNQGEDINNVEDAAVGVINFDNGATVTLETSWVQHVKEGQTYLELYGSKAGISLEPKVEISGEKDGMMIDWAPVVSFNDDFQTIFDREVAHYVDCIKNGTICRNPAEDGVEVMKILDAVYESAETKKDVKIK; encoded by the coding sequence ATGGGTAAGGTAAAGATAGGCATTATTGGTGCAGGATCCATAAGTCAATTTCATATCCATGGTTATCAACAATTGCCGGATGTAGAACTCACAGCCGTATGTGATATTAATGAGGAACGGGCTAAATTAGCAGCAGAAAAGTATGGTATACCTCATGTATTTACTGATTTTAATGAGATGCTAAAAAGTGTAGAGTTAGATGGCGTAAGCGTGTGCACATGGAATAATGCCCATGCTCCTGCTAGTATTGCTGCTCTTAAAGCAGGGGTAAATGTACTCTGCGAAAAACCCATGGCTATGAATGCAGGGCAGGCTGAGGAAATGCTTAAGGTTTCAAAGGAGACTGGCAAACTTCTCATGATAGGTTTTGTAAAGAGATTTGAGGACAAAACACAGCTGGTTAAAAAATTAGCTGATAACGGTGAGTTTGGAGATATCTACTATGCAAAGATAGGTTATACTAGAAGGCGTGGAAATCCTGGTGGTTGGTTCTCCAATAGGGAGCTCTCCGGTGGTGGTCCATTGATAGATTTAGGTGTTCATGTAATTGATCTGGTTAGGTATGTAATGGGTAAGCCCAAGGCAGTATCAGCTTATGGTAATACCTTTAATAAAATAGCTTCTAGGACAGATATAGTTCAGACTGGTGACTACAAAGCAGCTTCCAATCAGGGTGAAGATATAAACAACGTAGAAGATGCGGCAGTAGGTGTAATAAATTTTGATAACGGTGCTACCGTAACATTAGAAACCAGCTGGGTACAGCATGTAAAGGAAGGGCAAACGTACTTAGAGCTATATGGCTCAAAAGCAGGTATATCTTTAGAACCCAAAGTAGAAATATCCGGTGAAAAGGATGGTATGATGATAGATTGGGCACCTGTAGTATCATTTAATGATGATTTTCAGACCATATTTGATAGGGAAGTGGCCCATTATGTAGATTGTATAAAGAACGGTACAATCTGTAGAAATCCTGCAGAGGATGGAGTGGAAGTTATGAAGATATTGGATGCTGTATATGAATCTGCAGAGACTAAAAAAGATGTAAAAATAAAATAA
- a CDS encoding 5'-methylthioadenosine/S-adenosylhomocysteine nucleosidase family protein — translation MICITTALIWEAKPIIEFYSMKLYHESPPFKVYRGEDIVLVVSGTGKVNAATATAHVLTLLDNLDDWAVVNIGICGTRSKNLPIGMPLLINRVIDNGTGREFFPDILLDHSMKEGNIMTYDRVIDEEADVPHDTQLLDMEAAGFFEGAAHFLPPHRIQAIKVVSDYADASIGIIDRHFIEKCIGDAMPYIDIFLTNLNTFLKTTLGNGLDHNDMVKLERIRSHLHLTSTQYYQLKDMAYRYKLMNKRDLPDFQNIMDMEIKVKQEGKRAFDMIKAVLLDE, via the coding sequence ATGATTTGTATAACTACAGCTCTTATATGGGAGGCCAAGCCAATAATAGAGTTTTATAGCATGAAACTTTATCATGAGAGTCCCCCATTTAAAGTATATAGGGGAGAGGATATAGTTTTGGTGGTAAGCGGAACAGGCAAGGTAAACGCAGCAACTGCTACTGCCCATGTACTTACCCTTTTAGATAATTTAGATGATTGGGCTGTCGTAAATATAGGTATATGTGGTACAAGATCAAAGAATTTGCCCATAGGTATGCCACTTCTTATAAACAGGGTCATAGATAATGGAACAGGTAGAGAGTTTTTTCCAGATATATTGCTTGACCATTCTATGAAGGAAGGAAATATAATGACATATGATCGGGTGATAGACGAAGAGGCAGATGTGCCCCATGATACCCAATTGCTAGATATGGAGGCTGCAGGTTTCTTTGAAGGAGCAGCTCATTTTCTCCCGCCTCATAGAATACAGGCCATAAAGGTTGTATCGGATTATGCCGACGCCTCGATCGGTATAATTGATAGGCATTTTATAGAAAAATGTATAGGGGATGCAATGCCTTATATAGATATATTCTTAACAAATTTAAATACATTCTTAAAAACCACTCTGGGGAATGGTTTGGATCATAATGATATGGTAAAATTAGAACGCATAAGAAGTCATTTGCATTTAACATCCACCCAATATTATCAGTTAAAGGATATGGCATATAGATATAAGTTGATGAATAAAAGGGATTTGCCAGACTTTCAAAATATAATGGATATGGAGATAAAGGTAAAACAGGAAGGTAAAAGGGCATTTGATATGATAAAGGCGGTGCTTTTAGATGAATAA